A stretch of the Candidatus Jettenia sp. AMX2 genome encodes the following:
- the rpsO gene encoding 30S ribosomal protein S15, whose translation MISKETKQQIINDLKTHESDTGSPEVQIALLTQHINHLSNHLKEHRKDHTSRRGLLKMVGRRSALLKYLSRNSNERYKNLIAKLGIRK comes from the coding sequence ATGATAAGCAAAGAAACGAAACAGCAGATCATCAATGACCTCAAAACTCACGAGAGTGATACGGGTTCTCCGGAGGTTCAGATAGCATTGCTCACCCAGCATATTAATCATTTAAGTAATCATCTTAAGGAACACAGGAAGGATCATACCTCGCGGAGGGGTCTGCTGAAAATGGTTGGGCGCAGGTCCGCATTATTGAAATATCTGTCAAGAAACAGCAATGAGAGGTATAAGAACCTTATTGCGAAACTCGGTATCAGGAAATAA